One region of Hymenobacter sediminicola genomic DNA includes:
- a CDS encoding response regulator — translation MKILVVDDETDVRVLFEQRFRREIRKGEFSFTFAYSGEEALDFIHAHASEVVLILSDINMPGMSGLELLKRIRQEYNEPPPAPPQVMMITAYGDADSRQQALQLGANDFLTKPVDFTALKEKLHSIGIHEN, via the coding sequence ATGAAGATATTGGTAGTAGACGACGAAACAGACGTACGCGTGCTGTTTGAGCAACGGTTCCGGCGCGAGATTCGCAAAGGCGAGTTCTCCTTTACGTTTGCCTATTCGGGCGAGGAGGCCCTGGATTTTATCCACGCACATGCCTCAGAGGTCGTGCTTATTCTCTCCGACATCAACATGCCCGGCATGAGCGGACTTGAGCTGCTCAAGCGCATCCGGCAGGAGTACAACGAACCGCCGCCAGCGCCGCCTCAGGTCATGATGATTACGGCGTACGGCGATGCTGACAGCCGGCAACAGGCCCTGCAACTCGGTGCGAACGACTTCCTGACCAAGCCCGTAGATTTCACGGCTCTCAAAGAAAAGCTCCACTCAATCGGCATCCATGAAAACTAA
- a CDS encoding sigma-70 family RNA polymerase sigma factor: MRQLKISKQITNRESQSLDKYLQEIGKVDLLTPDEEVTLAQRIKEGDQQALEKLTKANLRFVVSVAKQYQNQGLSLGDLINEGNLGLIKAAKRFDETRGFKFISYAVWWIRQSILQALAEQSRIVRLPLNRVGSLNKISKSFSELEQKFEREPSPEEIAEVLELTTSEVVDTLKISGRHVSVDAPFVQGEENRLLDVLENEDEESPDTGLMNDSLRKEVQRALSTLTKREADVITLYFGLNGEHSLTLEEIGEKFNLTRERVRQIKEKAIRRLRHTSRSKALKPYLG; the protein is encoded by the coding sequence ATGAGACAGCTAAAAATCAGCAAGCAGATCACCAACCGCGAAAGCCAGTCGCTGGATAAATACCTCCAGGAGATTGGCAAGGTGGATCTGCTAACCCCCGACGAGGAGGTAACGCTGGCGCAACGCATCAAAGAAGGTGACCAGCAAGCGCTGGAAAAACTCACCAAAGCCAACCTGCGATTCGTGGTGTCGGTGGCCAAGCAATACCAGAACCAGGGCCTCAGCCTGGGCGACTTGATCAACGAGGGCAACCTCGGTCTGATTAAAGCCGCCAAGCGCTTTGACGAAACCCGGGGCTTCAAATTCATTTCCTACGCCGTTTGGTGGATTCGCCAGTCGATTCTGCAGGCTTTGGCCGAGCAGTCGCGCATCGTGCGTCTGCCCCTGAACCGGGTAGGCTCGCTGAACAAAATCAGCAAGTCATTCTCGGAGTTGGAGCAGAAGTTTGAGCGTGAGCCTTCACCCGAGGAAATTGCCGAAGTACTGGAGCTGACGACCTCGGAAGTGGTAGACACGCTCAAGATTTCGGGCCGCCACGTATCTGTGGATGCTCCGTTTGTACAGGGTGAGGAAAACCGTCTGCTTGACGTGCTCGAAAACGAGGACGAAGAGAGCCCCGACACGGGCTTGATGAATGACTCGCTCCGCAAGGAAGTGCAGCGCGCCCTGAGCACGCTTACTAAGCGCGAAGCCGACGTCATCACGCTCTACTTTGGCCTGAACGGGGAACACTCGCTCACGCTGGAGGAAATCGGGGAGAAGTTCAACCTGACCCGCGAGCGGGTGCGCCAGATCAAGGAAAAGGCCATTCGCCGCCTGCGCCATACCTCGCGTAGTAAAGCACTAAAACCATATCTGGGGTAA
- a CDS encoding LptF/LptG family permease — MKKLDKLILKAFAGPFLLTFAVVQFILLTQYMLKYLDDLVGKDLGLEVIGQLLFFFSVLMVPVSLPLAVLLSSLMTFGTLGEHHELTAIKTSGISLTRILRPVLLTSAALAVGAFWFNNTIVPKANLKAYSLLWDLRQQKLALDIRPGVFYSGIPGYTIKVNQKLGEDGETLMGIMIYDHTQGSGNMRVILADSGRMFTRFGGQYLGLELFRGQSYVEQPDARSRSGATFIRQAFKRNMITFSLASFSLDRTKEELFAENKMMKNIPQLTAFIDSLQKRLYTERGQVPRQVAPYYSYLRFDTTGQVQNRRVEKVQVPDSRLPVVNANVLEQATNRARNLRAFAGTTGERLANLAKESGNYRIEIYRKYVQSTAILLMFLIGAPLGAIIKKGGLGVPILVSILFFIVYYILSIMGEKYGREEVMPVSFGMWMSTLALLPFGLFFLYQARNDSGLLDWDLRRWLPAKLRWPFRGYRKAA; from the coding sequence ATGAAAAAACTCGATAAGCTGATTCTGAAGGCGTTTGCCGGCCCGTTTTTGCTCACTTTTGCGGTGGTGCAGTTCATCCTGCTCACCCAGTACATGCTCAAGTACCTCGATGACCTGGTGGGTAAAGACCTAGGGCTGGAGGTAATTGGGCAACTGCTGTTCTTTTTTAGCGTGCTGATGGTGCCCGTTTCGTTGCCACTGGCCGTGCTGCTTTCGTCGCTTATGACGTTTGGCACGCTGGGTGAGCACCACGAACTGACGGCCATCAAAACGTCTGGCATTTCGCTGACGCGCATTCTGCGGCCGGTACTTCTGACGAGTGCCGCGCTGGCCGTGGGCGCGTTCTGGTTCAACAATACCATTGTACCCAAAGCCAACCTCAAGGCCTATAGCCTGCTCTGGGACCTGCGGCAGCAAAAGCTGGCCCTCGACATTCGGCCGGGCGTTTTCTACAGTGGTATTCCCGGCTACACCATCAAGGTGAACCAGAAGCTCGGCGAAGATGGCGAAACGCTGATGGGTATCATGATTTATGACCACACGCAGGGCTCTGGCAATATGCGCGTCATTCTAGCCGACTCCGGCCGCATGTTCACGCGCTTTGGTGGGCAGTATCTGGGTCTGGAGTTGTTTCGGGGGCAGAGCTATGTAGAGCAGCCCGATGCCCGCAGCCGTTCTGGCGCCACTTTCATTCGGCAGGCCTTTAAGCGCAACATGATTACGTTCTCGCTGGCCTCCTTCAGCCTCGACCGGACGAAGGAAGAGCTGTTTGCTGAGAACAAAATGATGAAGAACATACCGCAACTGACGGCCTTCATCGACTCGTTGCAGAAACGGCTCTACACCGAGCGAGGCCAGGTGCCCCGCCAGGTAGCGCCCTATTATTCCTATCTGCGTTTCGATACGACCGGGCAGGTGCAGAACCGCCGGGTTGAGAAGGTACAGGTGCCCGACTCGCGCCTGCCGGTGGTAAATGCCAACGTACTCGAGCAGGCGACCAACCGGGCCCGCAACCTACGTGCCTTTGCTGGCACTACCGGCGAACGGCTGGCAAACCTGGCGAAGGAATCAGGCAATTACCGTATCGAAATCTACCGCAAATACGTGCAGTCTACTGCCATTCTGCTTATGTTTTTGATTGGAGCCCCATTGGGCGCTATCATCAAGAAAGGCGGTTTGGGCGTTCCTATCCTGGTATCTATCCTATTTTTTATCGTCTACTACATTCTCTCCATCATGGGCGAGAAGTATGGGCGAGAGGAGGTAATGCCAGTCAGTTTTGGTATGTGGATGTCGACGCTAGCCTTGCTACCGTTTGGCTTGTTCTTTCTCTATCAGGCCCGCAACGACTCCGGCCTGCTCGACTGGGACCTGCGGCGTTGGCTGCCGGCTAAGCTGCGCTGGCCGTTCCGTGGCTACCGCAAAGCAGCGTAG
- a CDS encoding sensor histidine kinase yields the protein MSLNTSLLISILMALLIVRALRRFLDLPTRIPRLNALLTYVWVPGAALAFLAAVFRWRTDQLDELYMLFVLASVLLVLARLRDYKPARTLLLAIAPYVAYSAIELVLAVTGRELMKRYDDIFETSQGFALIWLITFVFIARSQKKTLEAERLQREEETRAKERIEAQNAELERLVAERTATLTTQAEELQQTLTELKTTQAQLIQAEKMASLGELTAGIAHEIQNPLNFVTNFSDVSAELVSELEEEQQKPQRDAEMEADLLADLKQNLQKINHHGQRAASIVRGMLEHSRASSGERQPTDINLLADEYLRLAYHGLRAKNKSFNATLHTDFDMSLGKVEAVSQDLGRVLLNLFTNAFYAVQKRKEMQPSVNGYMPTVSVITRRGPDDTIEVRVRDNGTGMPEGVQQKIFQPFFTTKPTGEGTGLGLSLSYDIITKGHGGTLSVETQEGEYTEFIISLPA from the coding sequence ATGAGCCTGAATACCTCGCTCCTGATCAGTATTCTAATGGCCCTGCTAATCGTCCGAGCGCTCCGACGGTTTCTGGACCTGCCAACGCGAATACCGCGGCTCAATGCGCTGCTAACCTATGTCTGGGTACCAGGCGCTGCTCTGGCCTTTCTGGCAGCTGTATTTCGGTGGCGAACCGACCAGCTGGACGAGTTATACATGCTCTTCGTGCTGGCGTCGGTGCTGCTGGTTCTGGCACGTCTCCGGGACTATAAGCCGGCCCGTACGCTGCTGCTGGCCATAGCGCCTTACGTGGCATATTCGGCCATTGAGCTGGTTCTGGCCGTAACGGGCCGGGAGCTAATGAAGCGCTACGATGACATTTTTGAAACCTCTCAGGGCTTTGCGTTAATCTGGCTTATCACCTTTGTCTTCATTGCCCGCAGCCAGAAGAAAACCCTGGAAGCCGAACGGCTGCAGCGCGAGGAGGAAACAAGAGCCAAAGAGCGAATTGAGGCGCAGAATGCCGAGCTGGAACGGCTAGTAGCCGAACGCACCGCCACGCTCACCACGCAGGCGGAAGAATTGCAACAGACCCTGACGGAGCTAAAAACCACGCAGGCGCAACTCATCCAGGCCGAAAAAATGGCCAGTCTGGGTGAGCTGACGGCTGGCATTGCTCACGAAATTCAGAACCCGCTCAACTTCGTCACGAATTTCTCCGACGTCAGTGCGGAACTGGTGAGCGAGCTGGAAGAAGAGCAGCAAAAGCCCCAGCGCGACGCCGAAATGGAAGCCGACCTGCTGGCCGACCTAAAGCAGAATCTGCAGAAGATCAACCACCATGGGCAGCGGGCAGCCAGCATCGTGCGCGGCATGCTGGAGCATTCACGTGCCAGTTCTGGTGAGCGGCAGCCTACCGACATCAACCTGCTGGCCGACGAGTACCTGCGCCTTGCGTACCATGGCCTGCGGGCAAAAAACAAGAGCTTCAACGCCACGCTGCACACTGATTTTGATATGAGCCTGGGCAAGGTCGAGGCCGTGTCGCAAGACCTGGGGCGCGTGCTGCTGAACCTGTTCACGAATGCCTTCTATGCCGTGCAAAAAAGAAAGGAAATGCAGCCTTCGGTTAATGGCTACATGCCGACCGTGAGCGTAATTACCCGACGGGGTCCTGACGATACCATAGAGGTGCGCGTGCGTGACAACGGCACCGGGATGCCGGAAGGAGTTCAGCAGAAAATCTTTCAGCCGTTTTTCACCACGAAGCCCACCGGCGAAGGTACCGGACTGGGCCTCTCACTCAGCTACGACATCATTACGAAAGGGCACGGGGGCACGCTCTCCGTTGAAACACAAGAAGGCGAGTACACGGAATTCATTATTTCTCTGCCCGCTTAG
- the pnp gene encoding polyribonucleotide nucleotidyltransferase yields the protein MPNYTAVTKHITLPDGRQISIETGKLAKFADGAVVVRLGDAMLLATVVSQPSSRGDVDFLPLSVDYQEKFGGAGNIPGSFQRREGRLSDYEILVCRIVDRILRPMFPKDYHYEVQVMITLISADKTVQPDALAALAASAALSISDIPFAGPISEVRVARIDGKLQINPLTADIARADIDLIVGATADSVAMVEGEMNEVSEEEMVEAIAFAHEAIKEQVRVQLELAAEVEKSHVKREYPKYEENDDLKKRIQEGVYEQAYKVAHSGNPSKAGRKEGFGAIKKSLTEKLLEEQPELDMKMFGRYYSSAEKKAIRDMMIKERTRLDGRQLTEIRPIWSEVNYLPGAHGSALFTRGETQSLTTVALGTKLDEQIIDTAMTSGYSKFMLHYNFPAFSTGEVKPNRGPGRREIGHGNLAQRSLKKVMPSDDENPYTVRIVSDILESNGSSSMATVCAASMALMDAGIPVRSAVSGIAMGLVQDKETGEYAVLSDILGDEDHLGDMDFKVTGTEKGIVACQMDIKIQGLSAEIMTAALHQAREGRLHILREMAKTISAPAAELKPHTPRSHKMLIDKEFIGAVIGPGGKVIQQIQKDTNATVIIEEKDEKGHVSIYASNQEDMQAAIGRIQAIAAVPEVGATYKGKVRSIQPYGAFVEIMPGKDGLLHISEVSHERLAALEGVLEVGQEIDVKLLDIDKKTGKYRLSRKVLLPKPERAADSNGAA from the coding sequence ATGCCCAATTACACCGCGGTTACCAAACACATTACGCTGCCCGACGGGCGGCAGATTTCCATCGAAACCGGCAAGCTGGCCAAATTTGCCGACGGCGCCGTAGTGGTGCGCCTCGGCGACGCCATGCTGCTGGCAACGGTCGTGTCGCAGCCTAGCTCGCGCGGCGACGTGGATTTTCTGCCCCTGTCGGTTGACTACCAGGAGAAATTCGGTGGTGCCGGCAACATTCCCGGCTCGTTCCAGCGCCGCGAAGGCCGCCTCTCGGATTACGAAATCCTGGTGTGCCGTATCGTAGACCGCATTCTGCGCCCGATGTTCCCCAAGGACTATCACTACGAGGTGCAGGTGATGATTACCCTGATTTCGGCCGATAAAACCGTGCAGCCCGACGCCCTAGCTGCTCTGGCCGCTTCGGCTGCCCTCTCTATTTCGGATATTCCTTTCGCTGGTCCTATCTCCGAAGTTCGCGTAGCCCGCATCGACGGCAAGCTGCAAATCAACCCTCTCACCGCCGACATTGCCCGCGCCGACATCGACCTGATTGTAGGCGCCACGGCTGATTCGGTAGCCATGGTGGAAGGCGAAATGAACGAAGTGAGCGAGGAAGAAATGGTAGAAGCCATTGCCTTCGCCCACGAAGCCATTAAGGAGCAGGTGCGCGTACAGTTGGAGCTGGCTGCTGAAGTGGAGAAATCCCACGTGAAGCGCGAGTACCCCAAGTACGAGGAGAACGACGACCTGAAAAAGCGCATTCAAGAGGGTGTGTACGAACAGGCCTACAAAGTGGCGCACTCGGGTAACCCCAGCAAGGCCGGCCGCAAGGAAGGCTTCGGTGCCATCAAAAAGTCGCTGACTGAGAAACTGCTGGAAGAGCAGCCCGAACTGGACATGAAGATGTTCGGTCGCTATTACTCGTCGGCTGAGAAAAAGGCCATTCGTGACATGATGATCAAGGAGCGCACGCGCCTCGATGGTCGTCAGCTCACAGAAATCCGTCCTATCTGGAGCGAGGTGAACTACCTGCCCGGTGCCCACGGCTCGGCCCTATTCACCCGCGGCGAAACTCAGTCGCTGACTACGGTAGCCCTCGGTACTAAACTCGATGAGCAGATCATCGATACGGCCATGACCTCGGGCTATAGCAAGTTTATGCTGCACTACAACTTCCCGGCCTTCTCGACCGGTGAGGTGAAGCCTAACCGCGGCCCCGGCCGCCGCGAAATTGGCCACGGCAACTTGGCGCAACGCTCGTTGAAGAAGGTAATGCCTTCCGACGACGAGAATCCCTATACCGTGCGTATCGTGTCAGACATCCTGGAGTCGAATGGCTCCAGCTCGATGGCTACGGTTTGCGCTGCCTCGATGGCGCTGATGGATGCCGGTATTCCGGTGCGGTCGGCCGTTTCGGGTATTGCTATGGGCCTCGTGCAGGACAAGGAAACCGGCGAGTACGCCGTGCTTTCGGACATTCTGGGCGATGAGGACCACCTCGGCGACATGGACTTCAAAGTAACCGGCACCGAGAAAGGTATCGTGGCTTGCCAGATGGACATCAAAATCCAGGGCTTGAGCGCCGAAATCATGACAGCTGCGCTGCACCAAGCCCGTGAAGGCCGCCTGCACATCCTGCGCGAAATGGCTAAGACCATTTCGGCGCCGGCCGCTGAGCTGAAGCCGCATACGCCTCGTTCGCATAAAATGCTCATCGATAAAGAATTTATCGGTGCGGTAATCGGGCCGGGCGGCAAAGTCATTCAGCAGATCCAGAAGGACACCAACGCCACGGTTATCATCGAGGAGAAGGACGAAAAAGGTCACGTGAGCATCTACGCTTCCAACCAGGAAGACATGCAGGCGGCCATCGGCCGGATTCAGGCTATTGCAGCCGTACCGGAAGTAGGTGCTACCTACAAAGGCAAAGTGCGCAGCATTCAGCCGTATGGTGCTTTCGTGGAAATCATGCCGGGCAAGGACGGTCTACTGCACATCTCGGAAGTATCGCACGAGCGCCTCGCCGCGCTGGAAGGCGTACTGGAAGTGGGGCAGGAGATTGACGTGAAACTGCTCGATATCGACAAGAAAACGGGCAAGTACCGCTTGTCGCGCAAGGTGCTGCTGCCGAAGCCGGAGCGCGCTGCAGATTCCAACGGCGCGGCGTAA
- a CDS encoding START-like domain-containing protein gives MPLSATRLKHRFTVEYPINASPKILYPYLASASGLSQWFCQDVRIDEDHRFNFIWDNQPHFAEMNSHRTNRSVRYVFLDQNKRHTPDANYLDFTLEESQLTQEVYLRVLDYSEETDEIELQEMWDSLILKLRELVGG, from the coding sequence ATGCCTCTTTCTGCCACTCGTCTCAAACATCGGTTTACGGTCGAATACCCCATTAATGCGTCGCCCAAAATTCTGTACCCGTACCTGGCCTCAGCGTCGGGCCTGTCGCAGTGGTTCTGCCAGGATGTGCGGATCGACGAGGACCACCGGTTTAATTTTATCTGGGACAACCAGCCCCATTTTGCCGAGATGAACTCACACCGCACCAACCGCTCCGTGCGCTACGTGTTCCTCGACCAGAACAAACGCCATACTCCTGATGCCAATTACCTCGACTTCACGCTGGAAGAGTCGCAACTGACCCAGGAAGTGTATCTGCGGGTACTGGACTACTCGGAAGAAACCGATGAAATTGAGCTGCAGGAAATGTGGGATAGTCTTATCCTGAAGCTGCGCGAACTGGTAGGCGGCTAA
- the rpsO gene encoding 30S ribosomal protein S15 produces the protein MKLTTEAKQAIFEKNSLQKVSTDTGSAEAQIALFTHRITHLTEHLKVNKKDFSTRLGLLKLVGKRRRMLDYLQHREINRYRAIIKELGIRK, from the coding sequence ATGAAACTTACTACCGAAGCAAAACAGGCCATTTTCGAGAAAAACAGCCTGCAGAAAGTATCTACCGACACGGGTTCGGCCGAGGCCCAGATTGCGCTGTTCACGCACCGCATCACGCACCTGACCGAGCACTTGAAAGTAAACAAGAAAGACTTCTCGACCCGTTTGGGTCTGCTGAAGCTTGTTGGTAAGCGTCGTCGCATGCTGGATTACCTCCAGCACCGCGAAATCAACCGCTACCGCGCCATCATTAAGGAACTGGGCATTCGTAAGTAA
- a CDS encoding adenylate/guanylate cyclase domain-containing protein, which produces MKTKVLVVDDEPDLALLIKQKFRRKIREGAYEFVFAGNGQEALDQLHQQADIDIILSDINMPVMDGLTLLTHLPDASAVIKAVMVSAYGDMHNIRTAMNRGAFDFVTKPVDFTDLEVTMEKTAHHVQQLRQTLRAVQENNILRMYVDETVLNFMGRPGFENTLMASETVDATVLFIDICGFTSLAEVLPPTDVVTLLNSYFDQMVAEIIAQGGYVDKFMGDAVMAVFRDKFHLDRAMDAALAVRTALQAHEDTLPNGTLYRPQISIGINTGEMVSGNIGSATLKRLDYTVIGDTVNVSQRLQSAAQPGQIIITEATYQRVKESFQCRPMHEVTLKNKAKPVMIYEVLA; this is translated from the coding sequence ATGAAAACTAAAGTCCTTGTGGTCGATGACGAGCCGGACCTGGCGCTGCTCATTAAGCAAAAATTCCGTCGCAAGATCCGGGAAGGCGCTTACGAGTTTGTCTTTGCCGGCAACGGACAGGAAGCCCTGGACCAGCTGCACCAGCAGGCCGATATCGACATTATTCTTTCCGACATCAACATGCCTGTGATGGATGGGCTGACACTGCTGACCCACTTGCCTGATGCCAGTGCCGTTATCAAGGCGGTTATGGTGTCGGCGTACGGCGACATGCACAACATCCGCACGGCCATGAACCGCGGGGCATTCGACTTTGTGACCAAGCCGGTGGATTTCACTGACCTGGAAGTGACCATGGAGAAAACTGCCCACCATGTGCAGCAGTTGCGCCAGACCCTGCGTGCCGTGCAGGAAAACAACATTCTGCGCATGTACGTGGACGAAACGGTGCTCAACTTCATGGGCCGGCCGGGTTTCGAAAACACACTCATGGCCAGCGAAACGGTAGATGCCACGGTCCTGTTCATTGACATTTGCGGCTTCACGTCGCTGGCCGAGGTGCTACCTCCTACCGATGTTGTGACGCTGCTCAACAGCTATTTCGATCAGATGGTGGCCGAAATAATTGCGCAGGGCGGTTACGTCGACAAGTTTATGGGCGATGCGGTGATGGCTGTATTCCGCGACAAATTTCATCTGGACCGCGCAATGGATGCAGCTCTGGCGGTGCGCACCGCCTTGCAGGCCCACGAAGACACTCTGCCCAACGGCACTCTGTATCGGCCCCAGATATCCATTGGCATCAATACCGGCGAGATGGTGTCGGGCAATATTGGCTCGGCAACGCTCAAGCGGCTCGACTACACCGTCATTGGTGATACTGTGAATGTTAGCCAGCGGCTGCAGTCAGCGGCTCAGCCCGGCCAGATTATCATCACGGAAGCCACCTACCAGCGGGTCAAGGAGTCGTTCCAATGCCGCCCGATGCACGAAGTCACGCTGAAGAATAAAGCAAAACCCGTGATGATCTACGAGGTGCTGGCGTAA